The following coding sequences lie in one Psychrobacter arenosus genomic window:
- the tfpZ gene encoding TfpX/TfpZ family type IV pilin accessory protein: MVTTLLKDKLKAMSIHLAISIILAILCYLIITQIWYAAPLFKATGVFKIFVIILSVDLVLGPLLTFIVYKKYKRTLRNDLLVIAIIQLSALGYGLYSTYEARPVWIAYVADRFELVGANELIEDPDHIMLLPKTGPKYRYVQIANLTVEEGVDMFITETKYGIRPAQRPKLYRDFENARPLIVSNSSELSKLIEYNTADTVKKVLQKYPQADSFLPLEASAQDMTVLINRKANGAVVAIVDLRPW; the protein is encoded by the coding sequence ATGGTAACAACCTTGCTAAAAGATAAATTAAAGGCCATGAGTATTCACTTAGCAATAAGTATAATCTTAGCTATATTATGTTATCTGATAATTACACAAATTTGGTACGCAGCACCTTTATTTAAAGCAACAGGGGTATTTAAGATATTTGTAATAATACTCTCAGTAGACTTAGTCTTAGGACCACTACTTACCTTTATCGTTTATAAAAAATATAAAAGGACCCTAAGAAATGATTTGCTAGTTATTGCTATCATCCAGTTAAGTGCTTTAGGCTATGGTTTATACTCTACTTATGAGGCTCGTCCAGTATGGATTGCTTATGTAGCAGATAGGTTTGAGCTAGTGGGGGCAAATGAGTTAATTGAGGATCCAGATCATATAATGCTATTGCCTAAGACAGGACCGAAATATCGCTATGTACAAATCGCAAACCTGACTGTAGAAGAGGGTGTTGATATGTTTATAACTGAAACTAAGTACGGTATAAGACCGGCACAACGACCAAAGCTTTATCGTGACTTTGAAAATGCTCGACCATTGATAGTCAGTAATAGCTCAGAACTATCTAAATTAATAGAATACAATACAGCTGATACAGTTAAAAAGGTGTTACAGAAGTATCCGCAAGCTGATAGCTTTTTACCATTAGAGGCATCTGCTCAAGATATGACAGTACTTATTAATAGAAAGGCAAATGGAGCCGTCGTAGCTATTGTAGATTTAAGACCTTGGTAA
- a CDS encoding helix-turn-helix transcriptional regulator, translated as MTTQSNTPTTTAPQLAPTGHTRIMALAQYLGIHHQTLRGWIRDDKIPQPKIINGIKLFDNAEILAWLEESAQSNKAEA; from the coding sequence ATGACAACCCAAAGCAATACACCCACCACCACAGCCCCACAATTAGCCCCTACTGGCCATACTCGCATCATGGCACTGGCCCAGTATTTAGGCATTCACCACCAGACCTTACGAGGCTGGATCAGAGACGACAAAATCCCTCAACCTAAAATCATTAACGGTATCAAACTATTTGATAATGCCGAAATATTGGCATGGCTCGAAGAAAGCGCCCAAAGCAACAAAGCGGAGGCGTAA
- the mutS gene encoding DNA mismatch repair protein MutS: MTDPHNSQNILTIAGQTYDLALHTPMMVQYLTMKAQYPHALLLYRMGDFYELFFEDAKLAAQLLDITLTRRGTDKAGNTIAMAGVPFHAADSYMARLIAAGQTVVVCEQVEETEDKQSSANNDLNNACSSSTQPGNKQPIDKKPDSKKGIMHREVVRTLTAGTLTDDALIAPDKTPTVVAIDLALPKARQVNNPSYQAAISQLDLAAGKVVTQALTASSAADLQSQMLTVLARFAPSECIISEAIQETWQRWLASQLDCPLITVAAADFHPTHAPATLCQQFAVRQLDGLGIADQPLIQTSCAALIHYARQTQQRQIPHVNQLIHEHSEDYLIIDAGSQRNLELFAPASAQGTALISVLNYCKTAMGKRLLQQQLKRPLRQRSTINQRLDAIDGLLNHTGKQLDDLQDTLAGIADIERISGRIGLATAKPRDLARLGESITYAATLQKQLVVAGIDPTATGLLPSLLSQLPNMQNTANVETNVNNDANTLPNTEMSDDLDDLAADEQNPQPLTSLAVAQLIQRAIVPEPPAHIRDGGMIANGYDVEFDRLTHLHDNIEQTLDEMAAAVREQYHLSSLKVGFNKVSGFYFELPKSQAASAPEHFIRRQTLKNCERFITDELKTIETEYLGAQTLALAKEKQLYNELLSTLSTALPILQQLSQTIAQLDVLINWSVLAQQYQWQRPTLVEGEQQPSLEIIQGRHVVVEAAIAQTDSAKKSRSTAQYFVANDCALGSDAHPERLLLITGPNMGGKSTYMRQTALIVLLACCGSFVPAESATIGDIDRIFTRIGSADDLAGGKSTFMVEMIETAHILNLASEKSLVLMDEVGRGTSTTDGLAIAHACVQQLAQMGCLTLFATHYFELTQLTQQADLANHIRNVHVAASEIDGQLLLLHKIKDGAANSSFGLHVAKMAGIPQQVLVTAEHYLQAQLKQTHSDSMNNDNSENKQLLHEKNDLAKSWTADMVAQPELDYGTSDYTADNLTTNEKDLPVTQTKQNQQVNKEDAVYSALAKIQPDELSPKEAHDLLYQLQQLASVQTHL; this comes from the coding sequence ATGACTGACCCGCACAATTCGCAAAATATCCTCACTATTGCTGGTCAAACCTATGACCTAGCGCTGCACACCCCTATGATGGTGCAATACCTAACTATGAAGGCGCAATACCCGCATGCGCTACTGCTGTATCGTATGGGCGACTTTTATGAATTGTTTTTTGAGGATGCCAAATTAGCCGCGCAACTGCTCGACATTACCTTGACCCGACGGGGTACAGATAAAGCGGGCAATACTATCGCGATGGCTGGGGTACCCTTTCATGCTGCCGACAGTTATATGGCGCGGCTGATTGCTGCCGGGCAAACGGTGGTGGTTTGTGAGCAAGTCGAAGAAACAGAAGATAAGCAAAGCTCAGCTAATAATGACCTTAATAATGCATGCAGTTCATCAACCCAGCCTGGCAATAAACAACCTATCGATAAGAAGCCAGACAGTAAAAAAGGCATCATGCACCGTGAGGTTGTGCGCACTCTAACAGCAGGGACGCTAACCGATGATGCTTTGATTGCGCCGGATAAAACGCCAACCGTGGTAGCCATCGATCTCGCTCTGCCCAAAGCTAGACAGGTTAATAACCCGAGTTATCAAGCCGCTATTAGCCAATTAGATTTGGCTGCTGGCAAAGTGGTCACGCAAGCGCTAACGGCTAGCAGCGCTGCAGACTTACAATCACAAATGCTAACTGTCTTGGCACGCTTTGCTCCCAGCGAATGTATTATTAGCGAGGCCATTCAAGAGACTTGGCAACGCTGGTTAGCCTCGCAGCTAGACTGCCCCCTTATCACCGTGGCCGCCGCCGACTTTCACCCTACTCATGCCCCTGCGACCTTATGTCAACAGTTTGCCGTACGCCAACTGGATGGCTTAGGGATAGCAGACCAACCGCTGATTCAGACCAGTTGCGCCGCATTGATTCACTACGCTCGGCAGACCCAGCAGCGCCAGATTCCGCATGTCAATCAACTGATTCATGAACACTCAGAAGACTACCTTATTATCGATGCGGGCAGTCAGCGTAATTTGGAACTGTTCGCGCCCGCGAGTGCGCAAGGTACGGCGCTGATTTCCGTCCTAAATTATTGCAAAACGGCGATGGGTAAACGTTTGCTGCAGCAACAACTTAAACGTCCTCTACGTCAACGCAGTACGATTAATCAACGCTTAGATGCTATCGATGGTTTGTTAAACCATACCGGTAAACAGCTGGATGATTTGCAAGATACCTTGGCGGGTATTGCCGATATCGAACGTATTAGCGGTCGGATTGGTTTGGCCACTGCGAAACCTCGCGACCTAGCACGATTGGGCGAAAGTATTACTTATGCGGCCACTTTACAAAAGCAATTAGTAGTTGCAGGTATTGACCCTACTGCCACAGGATTGCTGCCATCATTACTAAGCCAATTACCCAACATGCAGAATACTGCAAACGTAGAGACTAACGTTAATAATGACGCTAATACTTTGCCCAATACTGAAATGAGTGATGATTTAGATGACTTAGCAGCCGATGAGCAAAACCCTCAACCTTTAACCAGTTTAGCGGTCGCTCAATTAATCCAACGAGCTATCGTGCCCGAACCGCCTGCCCATATCCGAGATGGCGGTATGATTGCCAATGGCTATGATGTTGAGTTTGATCGCCTGACCCATCTGCATGACAATATCGAGCAAACCTTAGACGAGATGGCAGCTGCCGTGCGTGAGCAATATCATTTGTCCAGTTTAAAAGTCGGCTTTAATAAAGTCAGCGGTTTTTATTTTGAGTTGCCTAAATCGCAAGCGGCCTCGGCACCAGAACACTTTATCCGTCGGCAGACCCTAAAAAATTGCGAGCGCTTTATCACCGATGAGCTCAAGACCATCGAGACTGAATATCTTGGGGCGCAGACCTTAGCTTTGGCAAAAGAAAAACAACTTTATAACGAGCTACTGAGTACCCTTAGTACTGCCCTACCCATCCTACAGCAATTGTCACAGACCATTGCCCAGCTCGATGTGTTGATTAATTGGAGCGTATTGGCACAGCAATATCAGTGGCAGCGCCCTACTCTGGTGGAAGGCGAGCAGCAACCCAGTCTTGAGATTATCCAAGGTCGCCATGTGGTCGTCGAAGCTGCGATAGCACAAACGGACTCTGCTAAAAAATCCCGCAGTACCGCGCAGTACTTTGTCGCCAATGACTGTGCGCTAGGTAGCGACGCTCACCCAGAACGACTGTTGCTAATCACTGGTCCTAACATGGGCGGTAAATCGACTTACATGCGTCAAACGGCATTGATTGTCCTGTTGGCGTGTTGTGGCAGTTTTGTGCCGGCTGAATCTGCAACGATTGGCGATATCGACCGTATCTTTACCCGCATTGGTTCTGCTGACGATCTCGCTGGAGGTAAGTCGACCTTTATGGTGGAGATGATTGAGACTGCCCATATCCTTAACCTTGCTAGCGAAAAGTCACTAGTCTTAATGGATGAGGTGGGTCGTGGTACCAGCACTACCGATGGTTTAGCGATTGCGCATGCTTGCGTACAACAATTGGCGCAGATGGGCTGCCTCACGCTGTTTGCCACCCATTACTTTGAGCTGACTCAACTGACGCAGCAAGCTGATTTGGCTAATCATATTCGTAACGTCCACGTCGCCGCTAGCGAAATCGACGGTCAACTGTTACTCCTCCATAAGATTAAAGACGGCGCGGCTAACTCTAGCTTTGGTCTGCACGTGGCGAAGATGGCGGGCATCCCGCAGCAAGTGCTCGTCACCGCTGAGCATTATCTGCAAGCTCAACTAAAACAGACGCATAGCGACAGTATGAACAATGATAATAGCGAGAATAAACAGTTACTTCATGAAAAAAATGACTTAGCTAAGTCGTGGACTGCCGATATGGTAGCTCAACCTGAGCTTGATTACGGGACAAGTGACTACACTGCTGATAATCTTACCACTAATGAGAAAGACTTGCCCGTAACGCAAACCAAACAAAATCAACAGGTTAATAAAGAAGACGCAGTATATTCTGCCCTTGCAAAAATCCAACCTGATGAGCTGAGTCCTAAAGAAGCGCATGATTTACTTTATCAATTGCAGCAACTAGCCAGTGTTCAGACACATTTGTGA
- a CDS encoding tyrosine-type recombinase/integrase: MGKSVKGITTDTQIKKAIKQAILSDKPALHPIAGYKGLEIRIRPTLNGTDATTDFRHRYTHPYTGKRPYMTLGQYPALSIADARQMHTDNMQLLARGIDPIAHRDNEIAQKAKAANHTFSEVAKRWLNDELSNPDHQPAKSTLENWERAIKALNKAFGNCPISEVTTQQVLLVCKDIQRSHVHKGNRVKNIASRIFASAIVDGLIEVNPVLQLKGTKILKPSKIQHHAALTTPAEFAELLKEIDALDQPAYYNKELLQMMALTFARIGDVCRMKWADIDFNAKQWVFEPLKGQGRNDMVDSLVVPLAPQTLAILEQMQQKTGNYDYVFYNARRKKGKFLDPQRINATLNDPSMNKAGIGKGYEGKGYKGVHSPHGFRASAKTMLMERLGYSHLLTELQSGRSIPDQYGSTYNRMEGIEERTQMMTDWANYIDNLKAGKIDNVIYTSFKQQQNIKQG; the protein is encoded by the coding sequence ATGGGCAAGTCAGTAAAGGGTATAACTACAGATACCCAAATCAAGAAAGCAATCAAACAAGCTATCCTTAGCGACAAGCCAGCCTTGCACCCCATTGCAGGGTATAAGGGCCTAGAGATACGCATACGCCCCACGCTCAATGGTACAGACGCTACCACAGACTTTAGGCACCGTTATACCCACCCATACACAGGCAAGCGCCCTTACATGACGCTAGGGCAATACCCTGCCTTGTCTATAGCAGACGCTAGACAGATGCATACGGACAATATGCAATTGCTAGCCCGTGGCATTGACCCAATAGCGCATCGTGATAATGAGATAGCGCAAAAGGCAAAGGCTGCAAATCATACATTTAGCGAAGTAGCCAAACGCTGGCTAAATGATGAGCTAAGCAACCCTGACCACCAGCCTGCTAAAAGTACACTTGAAAACTGGGAGCGTGCTATTAAGGCTTTAAACAAAGCTTTTGGCAATTGCCCAATAAGTGAAGTCACAACGCAACAAGTACTATTAGTCTGCAAAGATATTCAAAGGTCACACGTGCATAAGGGTAACCGTGTTAAAAACATTGCAAGCCGTATTTTTGCCAGTGCTATTGTTGACGGGTTAATTGAAGTTAACCCCGTGTTGCAGCTCAAAGGTACCAAGATATTAAAGCCCAGCAAAATCCAACATCATGCAGCATTAACAACACCAGCCGAATTTGCAGAGCTATTAAAAGAGATTGACGCACTAGACCAGCCAGCCTATTACAACAAAGAGTTATTGCAAATGATGGCCCTAACATTTGCCCGTATTGGTGACGTATGCCGCATGAAGTGGGCAGACATAGACTTTAATGCAAAGCAATGGGTATTTGAGCCGTTAAAAGGGCAAGGCCGTAATGACATGGTGGATAGTCTAGTAGTACCACTGGCACCGCAAACCCTAGCGATACTTGAGCAGATGCAGCAGAAAACAGGTAATTATGATTATGTGTTTTATAACGCTAGACGTAAGAAAGGAAAGTTTTTAGACCCACAGCGCATCAATGCAACGCTTAATGACCCATCAATGAATAAGGCTGGTATTGGCAAAGGTTACGAGGGCAAAGGCTATAAAGGCGTACACAGTCCCCACGGCTTTAGGGCCAGTGCTAAGACTATGCTGATGGAGCGACTAGGTTACAGCCACCTACTAACAGAGCTACAAAGCGGTAGGAGCATACCCGATCAATATGGCAGCACTTACAACCGTATGGAGGGCATAGAGGAACGCACCCAGATGATGACAGACTGGGCCAACTATATAGACAACCTCAAAGCTGGCAAGATTGATAACGTTATTTACACCAGCTTTAAACAGCAGCAAAACATTAAACAAGGCTAG
- a CDS encoding YsnF/AvaK domain-containing protein, translating into MNPENNIDNMPANGTTPLSTTGEPLGTANATQYEQNLNESAVLAAQDARAQVGHIELLEERAVVQKERLDVGKVTVTKHQRTKSVTVPIELVEEVLTIRTDYQDAESQDLLTGSYDEKDILRHVEPTLGSTAVVTINGQKIEVDSEPVEIVISRQVATITKETYAIQDIDIEKSVHTHTDNITVELKHEELDVQEEGFLDHKNP; encoded by the coding sequence GTGAACCCAGAAAATAATATTGATAATATGCCTGCAAATGGCACTACTCCCCTTTCTACAACTGGAGAACCATTAGGTACCGCTAATGCAACTCAGTATGAGCAAAATTTGAATGAATCTGCGGTCTTAGCTGCACAAGATGCTAGAGCTCAAGTAGGTCATATTGAACTATTAGAAGAACGTGCTGTCGTGCAAAAAGAGCGTTTAGATGTCGGTAAAGTCACTGTGACTAAGCATCAGCGCACCAAAAGTGTCACGGTACCTATTGAATTAGTAGAAGAAGTCTTGACGATTCGTACCGATTATCAAGATGCCGAGAGCCAAGATTTATTGACGGGCAGCTATGACGAAAAAGATATCCTACGTCATGTGGAGCCTACCTTGGGCAGCACCGCTGTGGTTACGATCAACGGTCAAAAGATTGAAGTGGATAGCGAGCCAGTTGAGATTGTTATCTCCCGTCAAGTGGCTACGATTACTAAAGAAACCTATGCCATTCAAGATATTGATATTGAAAAGTCTGTGCATACCCATACCGATAACATCACTGTTGAGCTTAAACATGAGGAGCTCGATGTGCAAGAAGAAGGGTTTTTAGATCATAAAAATCCGTAG
- a CDS encoding DUF2382 domain-containing protein: MSQLIRLKDIQATHRDLIGDDYYDPTGKSAYGANEEKIGKIEGALVEDTTGRIRYLIVDAGGWFSSKEVLVPAGLARIVGDDVFFDSLTKSQAEAMEEYDHDYQYSYKEQFEKDRQSFIADTVPTEERVELADAHYDAPNTLELLEERLTVNKDRIVAGLVKIGKHVVTEERNVEVELEEEHAHIERTNVDRPTDRRIGDDVNTTVEVELEAERARVGKETYVTEEVNVGKTTERHTETIVETIQREELDIDRDGNVVDREGNIVNRDDITADDVRRARGI, from the coding sequence ATGAGTCAATTAATTCGCTTAAAGGACATTCAAGCTACTCACCGTGACCTAATTGGTGATGACTACTACGATCCAACAGGCAAAAGTGCTTATGGCGCTAACGAAGAAAAAATCGGTAAAATTGAAGGCGCATTAGTAGAAGACACTACTGGCCGTATCCGTTATTTAATCGTTGATGCTGGTGGTTGGTTCAGCTCAAAAGAAGTTTTAGTACCAGCAGGTCTAGCTCGTATCGTTGGTGATGACGTATTCTTTGATAGCTTAACTAAATCACAAGCTGAAGCCATGGAAGAATATGACCATGATTATCAGTACAGCTATAAAGAGCAGTTTGAAAAAGACCGTCAGTCTTTTATTGCTGACACTGTACCGACCGAAGAGCGTGTAGAGCTAGCTGATGCTCATTATGATGCGCCAAACACTCTAGAGCTATTAGAAGAGCGTCTAACGGTTAATAAAGACCGTATCGTAGCTGGTCTAGTAAAAATTGGTAAGCATGTAGTAACTGAAGAGCGCAACGTAGAAGTTGAGCTAGAAGAAGAGCATGCCCATATCGAGCGTACTAACGTAGACCGTCCTACTGATCGCCGTATCGGTGATGATGTAAACACTACAGTAGAAGTTGAATTAGAAGCAGAGCGTGCTCGTGTTGGTAAAGAAACTTATGTTACTGAAGAAGTGAATGTAGGCAAAACTACTGAACGTCACACTGAAACTATCGTTGAGACTATCCAACGTGAAGAGCTAGATATCGACCGTGATGGTAATGTAGTTGACCGTGAAGGCAATATAGTAAACCGTGATGACATCACTGCTGATGACGTTCGCCGTGCACGTGGTATCTAA
- a CDS encoding helix-turn-helix domain-containing protein, protein MRQTQAQTIKAHLMTGATITTLQAVNLYNILYLTTRISELRLAGLPVQSESISRNGKTFNAYWLDRDYIKAQGGDDE, encoded by the coding sequence ATGAGACAGACACAGGCACAGACAATCAAAGCGCACCTAATGACAGGCGCAACAATCACGACATTACAGGCAGTAAACCTATATAACATTCTCTATCTCACCACACGAATTAGTGAGCTAAGACTGGCAGGCTTACCAGTGCAAAGCGAGTCAATAAGCCGTAACGGTAAAACCTTCAATGCTTATTGGCTCGATAGAGACTATATCAAGGCGCAAGGGGGCGATGATGAATAA
- the fdxA gene encoding ferredoxin FdxA yields MTFVVTDNCIRCKYTDCVEVCPVDCFYEGPNFLVIHPDECIDCALCEPECPANAIFSEDEVPKGQEAFIELNAELAEEWPNITEMGDKLPDAEKWDGVEGKIQYLER; encoded by the coding sequence ATGACCTTTGTCGTGACTGATAACTGCATCCGCTGCAAATATACTGACTGTGTCGAAGTCTGCCCTGTCGACTGCTTTTATGAAGGCCCAAACTTCTTGGTCATCCACCCAGACGAGTGTATCGACTGTGCCCTATGTGAGCCTGAGTGCCCAGCCAATGCGATCTTTTCAGAAGACGAAGTGCCGAAGGGTCAAGAAGCCTTTATTGAATTAAATGCTGAGCTTGCGGAAGAGTGGCCGAACATCACTGAGATGGGTGATAAGCTGCCGGATGCTGAGAAGTGGGATGGTGTTGAGGGTAAGATTCAGTATTTGGAGCGTTAG
- the secA gene encoding preprotein translocase subunit SecA, whose protein sequence is MLSKIVGSVVGTKNDRELKRMRKIVSKINAHESSIQALSDEQLKQKTADFQARHQKGESLHALLPEAFAVCREASLRVTGMRHYDVQMIGGITLHEGKIAEMKTGEGKTLMATLAIYLNAVSGKGVHVVTVNDYLAARDAELNRPLFDFLGLTVGVIYSQQPPQEKVTAYQADITYGTNNEYGFDYLRDNMVFSLKEKKQRTLNYCIIDEIDSILIDEARTPLIISGQAEDASRTYALINTIIPRLQKSKDEEANKNNEEGDFWIDEKNRQIEISEKGYEKIERFLIEVGELEANESLYSPVRLPLLAHVQAAIRAHHIFVKNVHYIVDDGEVVIVDENTGRTMPGRRWSEGLHQAVEAKENVEIQAENQTLATTTFQNYFRLYEKLSGMTGTADTEAAEFKSTYDLDVVVIPTHKPIARVDLDDQIFLTKLGKYKGIIREIKEIQQKGAPTLVGTATIEASEELSYLLDQEGIKHNVLNAKQHEREADIIAQAGSPRAVTIATNMAGRGTDIILGGNWQAYIENPEEVSPEEMQRLKAAWQIKHDEVVAAGGLHIIGSERHESRRIDNQLRGRAGRQGDPGMSRFFLSLEDDLMRIFAGDRVVNMMRAMGLKEDEAIEHKMVSKSIENAQGKVESRDFDSRKNLLKYDDVANEQRKVIYGQRDDLLNEMDLKEAIEVMHHDVYTALINQFIPPGSVDDQWNIDGLEDELEDEFKVYMPINDWLDQDRRLDEEGLRAKIIETAIARYHERRELMGEENAAQLERHFMLQSLDRHWKEHLTQMDQLRKGIHLRGYAQKNPEQEYKRESFELFQMMLGAIKSETVQDLSRVHIPTKEEMEALEAQQRSEAEHMQMHFEHDEVDSLTGETHEDPRMAARNAPQQRARGQMQVNLGAGAAAAGQAAADAPEADNPYADMNVSRNAACPCGSGLKYKQCHGKI, encoded by the coding sequence ATGTTATCAAAGATTGTAGGCAGTGTGGTCGGCACCAAAAACGACCGTGAACTCAAGCGTATGCGCAAGATTGTGAGCAAAATTAATGCTCACGAGTCCAGTATTCAAGCACTGTCTGACGAGCAGCTGAAACAAAAGACTGCGGATTTTCAAGCTCGCCATCAAAAGGGTGAGAGCTTACACGCCTTATTACCAGAAGCTTTTGCAGTTTGTCGTGAAGCCTCTTTGCGGGTGACCGGCATGCGTCACTATGACGTGCAGATGATCGGTGGTATCACTTTGCACGAAGGCAAGATTGCAGAGATGAAGACCGGTGAAGGTAAGACGCTAATGGCGACCTTAGCGATTTATTTGAATGCGGTCAGTGGCAAAGGCGTGCACGTGGTCACGGTCAACGATTATTTGGCGGCGCGTGATGCTGAGTTAAACCGTCCTTTATTCGACTTTTTGGGGCTGACGGTAGGGGTGATTTACTCACAGCAACCGCCACAAGAAAAAGTGACGGCCTATCAAGCCGATATCACCTATGGTACCAACAACGAATACGGCTTTGATTATCTGCGCGATAATATGGTGTTTAGCCTAAAAGAGAAAAAACAGCGTACGCTAAACTATTGTATTATCGATGAGATTGACTCTATCTTAATCGATGAAGCCCGGACACCGTTGATTATTTCGGGTCAAGCCGAAGACGCTTCTCGTACCTATGCGCTGATTAATACTATTATCCCGCGTCTGCAAAAATCTAAAGATGAAGAAGCCAATAAGAATAACGAAGAAGGTGACTTTTGGATTGATGAGAAGAACCGTCAAATCGAAATTAGCGAAAAAGGCTATGAAAAGATTGAGCGCTTCTTAATCGAAGTCGGTGAGCTCGAAGCCAATGAAAGTCTGTATAGTCCGGTACGTTTGCCGTTATTGGCGCACGTGCAAGCGGCTATTCGTGCGCACCATATTTTTGTGAAAAACGTCCACTATATCGTCGATGATGGTGAAGTGGTTATCGTGGATGAAAACACCGGTCGTACCATGCCAGGCCGTCGTTGGTCTGAGGGCTTACACCAAGCGGTAGAGGCCAAAGAAAACGTCGAAATCCAAGCGGAAAACCAAACGCTAGCTACGACTACTTTCCAGAACTACTTCCGTCTTTATGAAAAGCTTTCGGGTATGACCGGTACTGCCGATACCGAAGCGGCAGAATTTAAATCGACCTATGACTTAGATGTGGTGGTCATTCCTACCCATAAACCTATTGCTCGTGTCGATTTAGACGATCAAATCTTCTTGACCAAGCTCGGTAAATACAAAGGCATTATCCGCGAGATTAAAGAAATTCAACAGAAGGGCGCGCCAACTTTGGTGGGTACTGCCACGATTGAGGCCAGTGAAGAGTTGTCTTACTTGCTCGATCAAGAAGGCATCAAACATAACGTGCTAAACGCCAAACAACATGAGCGTGAAGCCGACATTATCGCCCAGGCAGGTAGCCCAAGAGCCGTGACTATCGCTACTAACATGGCGGGTCGTGGTACCGATATTATCCTGGGTGGTAACTGGCAAGCTTATATTGAAAATCCAGAAGAAGTTAGTCCCGAAGAGATGCAGCGCCTTAAAGCCGCTTGGCAGATTAAGCATGATGAGGTGGTCGCTGCTGGTGGTTTGCATATCATCGGCTCTGAGCGCCATGAGTCGCGCCGTATTGATAACCAGCTGCGCGGTCGTGCAGGGCGTCAGGGTGACCCCGGAATGTCGCGTTTCTTCTTATCGTTAGAAGATGACTTGATGCGTATCTTCGCCGGTGATCGCGTGGTCAATATGATGCGCGCTATGGGCCTAAAAGAAGATGAAGCTATCGAGCATAAGATGGTTTCTAAATCGATTGAGAATGCGCAGGGCAAAGTGGAAAGCCGTGACTTTGACTCGCGTAAAAACCTGTTGAAATATGATGATGTGGCCAATGAGCAGCGTAAAGTTATTTATGGCCAACGCGATGACCTGCTCAACGAGATGGATTTAAAAGAAGCCATCGAAGTTATGCATCACGATGTCTATACCGCGCTAATCAACCAGTTTATCCCACCGGGTTCTGTCGATGACCAATGGAATATTGATGGGTTAGAAGATGAGCTAGAGGACGAGTTTAAGGTTTATATGCCGATCAACGATTGGCTCGATCAAGACCGTCGTCTCGATGAAGAAGGGCTGCGCGCTAAGATTATCGAGACGGCTATTGCTCGCTACCATGAGCGCCGTGAGCTGATGGGTGAAGAAAATGCTGCTCAGCTTGAGCGTCACTTTATGCTCCAAAGCCTAGACCGTCATTGGAAAGAGCATTTAACCCAGATGGATCAGTTGCGTAAAGGTATTCATCTACGCGGTTATGCCCAGAAAAACCCTGAGCAAGAATACAAGCGCGAGTCTTTCGAGCTGTTCCAAATGATGCTCGGTGCTATCAAGTCTGAAACCGTACAAGATTTATCGCGCGTCCATATCCCAACGAAAGAAGAGATGGAAGCTTTAGAGGCGCAGCAGCGTAGCGAAGCCGAACACATGCAAATGCACTTTGAGCATGATGAAGTGGATAGCTTGACGGGTGAGACGCATGAAGATCCACGCATGGCGGCTCGAAATGCCCCGCAGCAACGAGCCCGTGGTCAAATGCAGGTCAATCTAGGCGCCGGAGCAGCCGCGGCGGGTCAAGCGGCTGCAGATGCTCCAGAAGCAGACAACCCGTATGCGGATATGAACGTCAGTCGTAATGCGGCTTGTCCTTGTGGCTCTGGGCTAAAATACAAACAATGCCACGGTAAAATTTAA